In Gordonia sp. SL306, the genomic window GATGCTGACCTCAGGGCAGCGGGTCGTCGAGGTGGAGCCGGACATGGTAGCCCTCGGGACGCACGAGGTCGGCCTGGTCGGGCCCTACCCCGACGGGCTGCCCGGCGAACCAGAAGTGGACTTCGAGGTCCGTGCCTTCGCGCCCGGCTTCGGGATCGCCGAGGATCCCGTGACCGGCAGCCTCAACGCCGGGATCGCCGTCTGGCTCCGGCGCGACGGTCTCGCCCCGGCGTCCTACGTCGCTGCCCAGGGGACCGCGCTCGGCCGCTCCGGACGTGTGCACGTCACCGACGACGGGACCGACATCTGGGTGGGGGGTGCGACCACCACGGTCATCGCTGGCACAGTGGTGCTGTGAGTCAGACGCCAGCGACCGGCGACACCGGGACGGTTTCCGACGGCAATCCGGAAGGTCGGGGATCGGCCGAGACCGAGAGCAACAAGGCGGCGCGCAAGCGGCGCAGGCGTGAGCCGCCGCCCGACCCCGCGCCGTTGCCGGGTCTCGTCGACGCCCACACACATCTCGCGGCCTGCGGTGGGCGAGACCCCGATGCCGTCCGAGCGATCCTCGACCACGCCGAGAGCGTCGGTGTGCAGCAGGTGGTGACCGTGGCCGATGACATGGTCGATGCCCGGTGGGCGATGGATGCGGCGCAATGGGATCACCGGGCGTTCGCCGCGGTGGCGCTGCACCCGACACATGCCGCCGAGCTCGACGACGATGCGAAGGCCGAGCTCGAACAGATGGTCGCCGACCCGAGGGTCGTCGCGGTGGGGGAGACCGGCCTGGACTACTACTGGCCCGGCAAGTCCGAATCGTGCGCGACTCCGGCGGAACAGGCGGAGGCGTTCGGATGGCACATCGATCTGGCCAAGCGGATCGGCAAGCCGCTGATGATCCACAACCGTGAGGCCGACCGCGATCTGCTCGACATCCTGGCCGCCGAGGGCGCTCCCGAGTCCGTGATCATGCACTGCTTCTCCGGTGACCTAAATGTTGCACGCGAATGTGTCGAGCGTGGCTTCATACTCAGCTTCGCGGGCACGGTGAGTTTTGCGAATGCCGAGGAATTGCGCGCCGCGGCCGAGATCGTGCCCGACGATCAGATCCTCGTCGAGACGGATGCACCCTTCCTGACGCCGCATCCCTACCGTGGCCAGCCAAATCAGTCGTATTGCCTGCCGTACACGGCGCGCGCGCTTGCGCGGGTGCGCGGCGTCGACGACGCGGCGATGGCCGGGATCCTCGGTGCGAACGCGCGCCGAGTGTATGGACTGCCTTTGCGGTAATAGCGCCTGTTCGTTATCGTATTGTGATCCCGCTGCCATGGGCAGCGATTTCGAACGGGTGGGCCAGGGGGTCCGGGGGTTTGAGTCGCTGGTGCAGCGAGGACGATTTTGTCCCCAACCAGGATGTTCATCTTGTCTGTTCTCGCGCGCATCAATCATTCACAGTCCACCCGTGCCCGGGTCGCCGTCGGCGCAGTGCTGGCGACCCTCACCGCCGGTGGTGTCATGGGGATCGCCATGCACAAAGACGTGAAGATCAATGTCGACGGGCAGGTCAAGAACGTCTCGACGATGTCGATGTCGGTGGACTCGGTGCTGCGTTCGCAGGGCTTCGACCCGGCATCCGGCGATCATGTGGTCCCCGCCCTCGGCTCCGGGGTCAGCGATGGGCAGACCATCACATTCAACCGGAAGAAGACCGTCACCCTCGATGTCGACGGTGCGCGCAAGGAGATCCAGACGACGGCCTCCAGCGTTCCGCAGTTGCTCGCCGATCAGGGGTTGGCCGGCGGTTCCAACGACACCAATTTCCCGCGGGCGGGCGCTCTGCCCGTCGACGGTGGGGTCATCGACGTCACCATGCCCAAGCGGGTCAGCCTCACCGACGGCTCGGTCAGCTACAAGCCCGTCGTCGCTGCGAAGACCGTCGGTGACCTGCTCGCCGAGACCGGTAAGCCGCTCGCCGGCGACGACAAGGTGGTCCCGGCCGCCGACACCCCGGTCACCCCGAACATGAAGATCAAGGTCACCCGTATCCGCACCATGGATTCCACCGTGACCGAGCATGTCGCGCCGCCGGAGGTCAAGAAGGAAGACCCGACGCTGGTCCGCGACAAGAAGGTGGTCCTGAAGCAGGGCAAGCCGGGCGAGCAGAAGGTCACCTACAAGCTCACCATGGTCAACGGCAAGGTGGTCAAGCGCGACAAGGTCGACGCCGAGGTTCTCACCGCGCCCCTCGCGGCCACCGTCAAGATCGGGACCAAGGAGGGTGCGCCCGACGTGCCGGTCGGCTCCGTGTGGGATCAGCTCGCGCAGTGTGAGGCCACCGGCAACTGGGCGATCAACAGTGGCAACGGTTTCTACGGTGGTGTGCAGTTCGACCAGAACACCTGGGAGCGGTGGGGCGGCCTCGAGTACGCTCCTCGCGCCGATCTCGCGACGCGTGAAGAGCAGATCGCCGTCGCGTCCAAGACCCAGGCCGCGCAGGGATGGGGCGCCTGGCCGTCCTGCTCCTCGAAGCTGGGCCTGAACTGACCGACGACGCGCCGCGGCTGCTCGGGCCTGCGCAGATCCGTCGGCTCGCCGCC contains:
- a CDS encoding TatD family hydrolase, translated to MSQTPATGDTGTVSDGNPEGRGSAETESNKAARKRRRREPPPDPAPLPGLVDAHTHLAACGGRDPDAVRAILDHAESVGVQQVVTVADDMVDARWAMDAAQWDHRAFAAVALHPTHAAELDDDAKAELEQMVADPRVVAVGETGLDYYWPGKSESCATPAEQAEAFGWHIDLAKRIGKPLMIHNREADRDLLDILAAEGAPESVIMHCFSGDLNVARECVERGFILSFAGTVSFANAEELRAAAEIVPDDQILVETDAPFLTPHPYRGQPNQSYCLPYTARALARVRGVDDAAMAGILGANARRVYGLPLR
- a CDS encoding resuscitation-promoting factor, with the translated sequence MFILSVLARINHSQSTRARVAVGAVLATLTAGGVMGIAMHKDVKINVDGQVKNVSTMSMSVDSVLRSQGFDPASGDHVVPALGSGVSDGQTITFNRKKTVTLDVDGARKEIQTTASSVPQLLADQGLAGGSNDTNFPRAGALPVDGGVIDVTMPKRVSLTDGSVSYKPVVAAKTVGDLLAETGKPLAGDDKVVPAADTPVTPNMKIKVTRIRTMDSTVTEHVAPPEVKKEDPTLVRDKKVVLKQGKPGEQKVTYKLTMVNGKVVKRDKVDAEVLTAPLAATVKIGTKEGAPDVPVGSVWDQLAQCEATGNWAINSGNGFYGGVQFDQNTWERWGGLEYAPRADLATREEQIAVASKTQAAQGWGAWPSCSSKLGLN